In the genome of Oncorhynchus clarkii lewisi isolate Uvic-CL-2024 chromosome 4, UVic_Ocla_1.0, whole genome shotgun sequence, one region contains:
- the LOC139406892 gene encoding V-type proton ATPase 16 kDa proteolipid subunit c yields MSSESPEYSPFFAVMGASAAMVFSALGAAYGTAKSGTGIAAMSVMRPELIMKSIIPVVMAGIIAIYGLVVAVLIANNISEKVTLYKSFLHLGAGLSVGLSGLAAGFAIGIVGDAGVRGTAQQPRLFVGMILILIFAEVLGLYGLIVALILSTK; encoded by the exons ATGTCGTCAGAAAGTCCAGAATACTCCCCTTTCTTCGCAGTGATGGGAGCCTCTGCGGCTATGGTCTTCAGCG cgTTGGGGGCGGCCTATGGCACGGCTAAGAGCGGCACGGGCATCGCTGCCATGTCGGTGATGCGGCCGGAGCTCATCATGAAGTCCATCATTCCTGTGGTCATGGCAGGTATCATCGCCATCTACGGGCTGGTGGTGGCGGTGCTCATCGCCAACAACATTTCAGAGAAAGTCACCCTCTACAA GAGTTTTCTCCACCTGGGTGCTGGGCTGAGCGTGGGGCTGAGTGGGTTGGCGGCTGGTTTTGCCATCGGCATTGTGGGTGACGCAGGCGTTCGAGGCACAGCTCAGCAGCCCAGGCTCTTCGTGGGCATGATCCTCATCCTGATCTTTGCAGAGGTCTTAGGGCTCTACGGTCTTATTGTGGCTCTCATCCTCTCCACGAAATAG